In Halalkalicoccus sp. CG83, a single genomic region encodes these proteins:
- a CDS encoding M14 family metallopeptidase — protein sequence MNNKPTRRSVLTQIGLTTGIGVIGLPALSRSGAAHQVTRDHHTILENTLYETDVSTIAAPTEGPTVVVLAAFMGTNVVALRLLISLLSIRSSGTLVVIPETNKPAVKRDNNHGSNGDLNRQFPIGSEPMTMAARGIWDEVVDVDPDYLIDMHNATGIYGSDGIGQSIFPTANVVSAAESTVDYMNTTHLPDTDSLSAHDFHGRTSDLGTASASYS from the coding sequence ATGAACAATAAACCAACACGGCGAAGCGTTCTTACCCAGATTGGGCTTACTACTGGAATCGGCGTCATCGGACTTCCAGCACTCAGTAGATCCGGTGCTGCTCATCAGGTTACTCGTGACCATCACACAATTCTCGAGAACACACTATATGAGACGGATGTCTCTACGATCGCAGCACCCACCGAGGGACCGACAGTAGTTGTTTTAGCGGCATTCATGGGAACGAACGTGGTGGCATTGAGGCTGCTCATCTCGCTACTGAGTATACGATCGAGTGGGACGCTCGTCGTCATCCCCGAGACAAACAAGCCTGCAGTCAAGCGTGACAATAACCACGGCTCGAACGGCGATCTGAACCGCCAATTCCCCATTGGATCGGAACCGATGACAATGGCCGCTCGCGGTATTTGGGATGAAGTCGTTGACGTCGATCCGGATTACCTGATCGATATGCACAATGCGACTGGTATCTATGGCAGTGACGGCATTGGTCAATCGATTTTTCCGACGGCTAACGTCGTGAGTGCCGCTGAAAGCACTGTTGACTATATGAACACGACCCATCTTCCGGATACTGACTCACTTTCCGCGCATGATTTCCATGGTCGGACCAGCGATCTCGGAACAGCATCCGCTTCTTATTCATAA
- a CDS encoding ABC transporter ATP-binding protein has protein sequence MSRSTDRRSHATDTSTLEIEALTKRFGGLVAVDDLSFGVDEGELLGLIGPNGSGKSTLFNCVMGVYSVTDGHVRFRDEEITGAATHEIVNRGLARVTQESNPIDVMTVGQNIKLFTLPNSLFSFEGGASPDEIRSIAARVGLEDRLDDRPGSLPHADTRRLEMAKAIATDPEMLLLDEPFAGLNQTEIRNLSDLIRSFRDEGITTVIVDHNMKGLMALVDRVVVINNGRKIADGTPEEVADDERVQQAYLAGSEGT, from the coding sequence ATGAGCCGAAGCACCGACCGACGATCCCACGCGACGGACACCTCCACCCTCGAGATCGAGGCGCTCACGAAACGCTTCGGCGGGTTGGTCGCGGTCGACGACCTCTCGTTCGGCGTCGACGAGGGAGAACTCCTCGGTCTGATCGGTCCGAACGGGTCGGGCAAATCGACGCTGTTCAACTGCGTAATGGGCGTCTACTCCGTTACCGACGGGCACGTTCGATTCCGGGACGAGGAGATCACGGGCGCGGCCACACACGAGATCGTCAACCGCGGGCTCGCCCGCGTTACCCAGGAATCCAACCCCATCGACGTGATGACCGTTGGCCAGAACATCAAGCTGTTCACCCTCCCCAATAGCCTCTTCTCGTTCGAGGGCGGCGCGAGCCCCGACGAGATCCGCAGCATCGCGGCACGGGTCGGGCTCGAGGACCGCCTCGACGACCGACCCGGATCGCTCCCCCACGCCGATACGCGTCGACTCGAGATGGCAAAGGCGATCGCGACCGATCCCGAGATGCTGTTGCTCGACGAGCCGTTCGCCGGGCTGAATCAGACGGAAATTCGCAACCTCTCCGATCTCATACGATCGTTTCGCGACGAGGGGATCACCACGGTCATCGTCGATCACAACATGAAGGGACTGATGGCGCTCGTCGATCGAGTCGTCGTCATCAACAACGGTCGCAAGATCGCCGACGGAACGCCCGAGGAGGTCGCCGACGACGAACGGGTCCAACAGGCGTATCTCGCCGGTTCGGAGGGGACATAG
- a CDS encoding ABC transporter substrate-binding protein produces the protein MSEHTARIARRSIGRRGFLGTVGTGAAALAGCLGGGDDDVVRIGHLAPRELDMGIGATRSAEMAVEEVNDDGGIMDRDVELVAEDSAGVPSEASTKAQEMVQQEDIDVMIGTFVSEVALGIIDFLADQQVPFIVSGSASPEITRDHAGQDYEQYRNVFRVNSINTNFQAEALADYAEFLADEHGWNSFAVTPENAAWTQPFSEILPAQLEERGLEVALDARIARDTDDFTPVLDQVEASGADVMLKTFAHIPGPGMLSTWRQNEYPFAQEGINVASMSPQFWDDTGGGCLYETTAESGAGGTATVTEKTIPFTDDYQERYEDRPTAPMYMGFGSYDAVHIYREAVERAGTADYAEDPDAFVDAMLETDHVGTAGRIQFFGSDHEFPHDVKPGLDFAPFPVQQWQESGGGEKVCTFPREIATDDHVMPEWLA, from the coding sequence ATGAGTGAACATACGGCTCGGATCGCCCGGCGATCGATCGGCCGACGGGGGTTTCTCGGTACGGTCGGGACGGGTGCGGCGGCGCTCGCGGGCTGTCTGGGCGGCGGCGACGATGACGTCGTACGGATCGGTCACCTCGCTCCGCGGGAACTGGACATGGGAATCGGCGCGACCCGCAGCGCGGAGATGGCCGTCGAGGAGGTCAACGACGACGGCGGCATCATGGACCGGGACGTAGAGCTGGTCGCGGAGGACAGCGCGGGCGTCCCCTCAGAGGCGAGTACCAAGGCACAGGAGATGGTCCAACAGGAGGACATCGACGTAATGATCGGCACTTTCGTCAGCGAGGTCGCACTCGGCATCATCGACTTCTTGGCTGACCAGCAGGTGCCGTTCATCGTCTCCGGATCGGCCTCGCCGGAGATCACGCGCGATCACGCCGGTCAGGACTACGAACAGTACAGGAACGTCTTCCGGGTCAACTCGATCAACACCAATTTCCAGGCTGAAGCGCTCGCGGACTACGCGGAGTTCCTCGCGGACGAGCACGGCTGGAACTCCTTCGCCGTCACGCCTGAGAACGCGGCGTGGACCCAGCCCTTCTCCGAGATCCTGCCAGCTCAGCTCGAGGAGCGGGGACTCGAGGTCGCGCTCGACGCTCGGATCGCCCGCGACACCGACGACTTCACTCCCGTTCTGGACCAGGTCGAAGCAAGCGGGGCCGACGTCATGCTGAAGACGTTTGCCCACATCCCCGGCCCGGGGATGCTCTCGACCTGGCGACAGAACGAGTACCCCTTCGCTCAGGAGGGGATCAACGTCGCCTCGATGTCGCCGCAGTTCTGGGACGACACCGGCGGGGGATGTCTCTACGAGACCACCGCGGAGTCGGGAGCGGGCGGGACCGCCACGGTGACCGAGAAGACGATCCCGTTCACCGATGACTACCAGGAACGCTACGAGGATCGTCCCACTGCACCGATGTACATGGGGTTCGGCAGCTACGACGCGGTTCACATCTACAGGGAGGCGGTCGAGCGGGCGGGCACCGCCGACTATGCGGAGGACCCCGACGCGTTCGTCGACGCGATGCTCGAGACCGATCACGTCGGGACCGCCGGCCGGATCCAGTTCTTCGGATCCGACCACGAGTTCCCTCATGACGTGAAACCGGGTCTCGATTTCGCTCCGTTCCCGGTCCAGCAGTGGCAGGAATCCGGCGGCGGGGAGAAGGTCTGTACCTTCCCCCGTGAGATCGCGACCGACGATCATGTGATGCCGGAGTGGCTGGCCTGA
- a CDS encoding branched-chain amino acid ABC transporter permease produces the protein MTLQDHITRRFSEANRYQFGLLAILFVSLSTLPLWAPITGFGGLIYPLALANIWAIFAMGWDIISGYTGYISFGHSALSGAAAYATAMLATHLELPLAATFPLSVVAALIVGMLFALPSLRLRGPYFSLLTLVGALLFYRLLFVFNEYTGGELGMSVEAITYDTTVLYYYTFVPMVFIALGLLYVSRSNVGVVLVAIRENEPAVESAGIDTTKFKLWAFTLSAVTMGVGGVMLAHFYGSVDPTTMVILDRSIEMIVMAVIGGMSSILGPIGGAYVFILLRDTILPGTLGLGGTQRWFALWAVALGLIVFAREGVFRKLWHGLGEQGSENESETE, from the coding sequence ATGACTCTACAGGACCACATCACGAGACGGTTCAGCGAGGCGAATCGATACCAGTTCGGACTGCTCGCGATACTGTTCGTATCGCTGTCGACACTCCCGCTGTGGGCACCGATCACCGGATTCGGAGGGCTGATCTACCCGCTCGCGCTGGCGAACATCTGGGCCATCTTCGCGATGGGATGGGATATCATCAGCGGCTACACCGGTTACATCAGCTTCGGCCACTCGGCGCTATCGGGCGCGGCTGCCTACGCCACCGCGATGCTCGCGACCCATCTAGAGCTCCCCCTCGCCGCGACGTTCCCCCTTTCGGTCGTCGCCGCCCTGATCGTCGGAATGCTATTCGCGCTCCCGAGCCTCCGGCTTCGAGGGCCGTACTTCTCGCTGCTGACACTTGTCGGCGCACTCCTGTTCTACCGTCTCCTGTTCGTGTTCAACGAGTACACCGGCGGCGAACTCGGCATGTCGGTCGAGGCGATCACCTACGACACGACGGTGCTGTACTACTACACCTTCGTTCCGATGGTATTCATCGCCCTTGGCCTGCTATACGTCAGCCGATCGAACGTCGGCGTCGTGCTCGTCGCGATCCGGGAGAACGAGCCGGCGGTCGAGTCCGCCGGGATCGACACGACGAAGTTCAAACTGTGGGCGTTCACGCTCAGCGCGGTAACGATGGGCGTCGGCGGTGTGATGCTCGCACACTTCTACGGGAGCGTCGATCCGACGACGATGGTGATCCTCGACCGTAGCATCGAGATGATCGTGATGGCGGTCATCGGCGGCATGAGTTCGATCCTCGGCCCGATCGGCGGCGCCTACGTCTTCATCCTGCTCCGGGATACGATCCTCCCGGGAACGTTGGGTCTAGGCGGGACCCAGCGCTGGTTCGCGCTGTGGGCGGTCGCGCTCGGACTGATCGTCTTCGCGCGCGAGGGTGTGTTTCGGAAGCTCTGGCACGGACTCGGTGAGCAGGGGAGCGAGAACGAGAGTGAGACCGAATGA
- a CDS encoding DUF2270 domain-containing protein: protein MTPSNSDEFDPEARDQREIGREMVDQSTGLGSVMAHFYRGEMDRETTWRQRLDESTKWAVTVIAAILTYAFASSGTSHAVLLAGMVIVAIFLGIEARRYQDYDVYRARIRLLQENLFANALDPSSGVEHDDWREELSDDLRNPTLKVPYRSALSHRLRRVYLALFAVLLAGWIFRITVLSSGPVSEVAALGSLPGIVILAAVGMFYIVAIAVTFWPHPRYAKGEFSEVDAGEWK, encoded by the coding sequence ATGACACCCTCAAATTCAGACGAATTCGACCCAGAGGCACGTGACCAACGCGAGATCGGCCGCGAAATGGTCGATCAAAGCACGGGGCTTGGTTCGGTCATGGCACACTTCTACCGCGGAGAGATGGATCGCGAAACTACGTGGCGACAACGACTTGATGAATCAACCAAGTGGGCCGTCACGGTTATCGCCGCGATCCTCACCTACGCGTTTGCATCAAGCGGCACCTCTCATGCTGTTCTGCTGGCCGGGATGGTGATTGTCGCTATATTCCTCGGAATCGAAGCCCGTCGGTACCAAGATTACGACGTGTATCGCGCCCGCATCCGATTACTCCAAGAAAACCTGTTCGCGAACGCTCTTGATCCGTCCTCTGGTGTTGAACACGACGACTGGCGAGAGGAATTGAGTGACGATCTCCGCAACCCGACACTAAAAGTCCCGTACCGAAGTGCACTCAGTCACCGGCTTCGGCGCGTGTATCTCGCACTCTTCGCGGTTCTGCTCGCTGGGTGGATCTTCCGTATCACTGTGTTGTCTTCGGGGCCGGTCTCGGAGGTTGCTGCGCTCGGCTCCCTTCCTGGTATCGTTATCCTCGCTGCCGTTGGCATGTTTTATATTGTAGCAATCGCAGTCACGTTCTGGCCCCACCCCCGCTATGCGAAAGGTGAATTTAGCGAGGTGGACGCCGGCGAATGGAAGTGA
- a CDS encoding HVO_A0114 family putative DNA-binding protein produces the protein MTNANTDADSNDEHNHKHCVPHPTDEDVEYPTELRITTYSNERAQKAILDRVDQWEAGEEVSHTINFQDPSELHKLFTERRLDLLRKVMTDPPDSIRALADRLDRGVSEVHNDVYVLNDLGILYFEDGPGRRKRPRVPYERIHVEIELESDSESDAGTDPVSA, from the coding sequence ATGACGAACGCCAACACTGACGCCGACTCCAACGACGAGCACAACCACAAGCACTGCGTCCCACATCCGACCGATGAGGACGTCGAATACCCGACTGAGCTTCGAATTACGACGTATTCAAACGAACGGGCACAGAAGGCGATACTTGACCGGGTTGACCAATGGGAAGCCGGTGAAGAGGTATCCCATACGATCAACTTTCAGGACCCAAGTGAGCTGCATAAGCTATTCACTGAGCGCCGTCTCGATCTCCTCCGGAAGGTCATGACGGATCCACCCGACAGTATCCGCGCACTTGCTGATCGTCTTGACCGAGGGGTAAGCGAAGTCCATAATGATGTGTATGTCCTCAATGATCTCGGTATCTTGTACTTTGAGGATGGCCCTGGTCGGCGAAAGCGTCCTCGGGTTCCATATGAACGGATTCATGTGGAAATCGAGTTAGAAAGTGACAGCGAAAGCGATGCAGGCACAGATCCCGTATCCGCGTAG
- a CDS encoding toxin-antitoxin system TumE family protein — translation MAEQDRVPDGSRYEIVAWGISATNEYPEGIKYSFQYTAENGDTLLRYDNYDTEREVGTHHRHHYLEGVTGLEFTGLKSHVERFLTEVNKIHDERQH, via the coding sequence TTGGCGGAACAAGATCGAGTCCCGGATGGAAGTCGATACGAAATAGTTGCATGGGGTATTTCGGCCACAAATGAGTATCCTGAAGGAATCAAGTACTCGTTTCAATACACCGCCGAGAACGGTGATACACTACTCCGATATGATAACTATGATACCGAACGTGAGGTCGGAACTCACCACCGCCACCACTACCTCGAGGGTGTGACCGGACTCGAATTTACCGGCCTCAAATCGCACGTAGAACGCTTCCTCACGGAGGTGAACAAAATCCATGACGAACGCCAACACTGA
- a CDS encoding DUF7342 family protein — translation MEDPDQDLKATDGERSTAPDFDALVSPEELVRGNRTRDDFLDAVLGLDSPATIDEIANHADHGRDAAKEYLEWFDRMGIVTRVTDSPVTYERNQEYLIWRQVQQLREQYTTDDLLEFLQTETEQDEIYRETFDAESPETVSISAHAADTDRSIESVWDALSAWKTTRRRITLLERALASAPDGTTDRHAAA, via the coding sequence ATGGAGGATCCAGACCAGGACCTGAAAGCCACCGACGGCGAGCGTTCTACTGCTCCTGATTTCGACGCCTTGGTGAGCCCTGAGGAACTCGTCCGAGGTAACCGTACACGCGACGACTTCCTCGACGCCGTCCTCGGACTGGATAGTCCAGCAACCATCGACGAGATCGCTAACCATGCCGATCACGGCCGTGACGCGGCCAAAGAATACCTGGAGTGGTTCGATCGGATGGGGATCGTTACCCGCGTCACTGACTCACCAGTGACCTACGAACGTAATCAAGAGTACCTGATCTGGCGGCAGGTACAACAGCTCCGCGAGCAGTACACCACCGACGATCTACTTGAGTTTCTACAGACCGAAACAGAGCAAGACGAGATCTACAGAGAGACATTCGATGCTGAGTCTCCGGAGACAGTGTCGATCTCGGCGCATGCAGCCGATACTGACCGTTCAATCGAGTCGGTATGGGATGCCCTCTCAGCGTGGAAAACGACACGACGGCGGATCACGCTCCTCGAGCGGGCCTTAGCCAGTGCTCCCGACGGTACTACCGACCGACACGCGGCAGCATGA
- a CDS encoding branched-chain amino acid ABC transporter permease: protein MVDLLSILITGAMVSAVYALIAIGFTMIFGVGGVLNLAHGGLLMIGAYVFLAATSRIPPVVAFVASVGVAAVVSYAMYLGLIRYIEKDVVITFLATLLIALLFQELVTMTFSAQPRSLATLVPGTVQIAGTRIRYNQIFGFVVSWVAIGALWYYVTRTGSGRAILATSMSERGAMLTGVDISRVRAETWLIAGALAGVGGVFLGSLQTTSPFMWLDPLALAFIIVVIGGVGSIKGSIVGAYLIGYLETLTVSLAGNGVRGVFALVVVALIILFRPQGLYGREFIE, encoded by the coding sequence ATGGTTGACCTCCTGTCAATCCTGATCACCGGGGCGATGGTCAGCGCCGTCTACGCGCTGATCGCGATCGGATTCACCATGATATTCGGCGTGGGCGGCGTGTTAAACCTCGCTCACGGTGGCCTCCTGATGATCGGAGCATACGTCTTCCTGGCCGCCACGAGCAGGATCCCGCCGGTCGTCGCGTTCGTCGCCTCGGTAGGCGTCGCCGCCGTGGTCTCGTACGCGATGTATCTGGGGCTGATCCGGTACATCGAGAAGGACGTGGTCATCACGTTCCTAGCGACGTTGCTGATCGCGTTGCTGTTTCAAGAACTCGTCACGATGACGTTCTCCGCACAGCCGCGGTCGCTCGCGACGCTGGTGCCGGGTACCGTTCAAATCGCGGGGACGCGCATCCGATACAACCAGATCTTCGGCTTCGTCGTCTCCTGGGTCGCAATCGGCGCGCTCTGGTACTACGTCACGCGGACGGGCTCGGGCCGGGCGATCCTCGCGACCTCGATGAGCGAGCGGGGAGCGATGCTTACCGGCGTCGACATCTCGCGCGTTCGGGCCGAGACCTGGCTGATCGCTGGCGCGCTCGCCGGCGTCGGTGGCGTCTTCCTCGGCTCGCTCCAGACGACCAGCCCGTTCATGTGGCTCGATCCGCTGGCGCTCGCGTTCATCATCGTCGTCATCGGCGGCGTCGGCAGCATCAAGGGGTCGATCGTGGGTGCGTACCTGATCGGCTATCTCGAGACGCTGACGGTCTCGCTTGCGGGCAACGGCGTCCGCGGTGTGTTCGCGCTCGTCGTCGTCGCACTGATCATTCTGTTCCGTCCGCAGGGGCTCTACGGCCGCGAATTCATCGAATGA
- a CDS encoding ABC transporter ATP-binding protein: protein MSNHRPRNARTEGAPMLEVEGLSVFYGKTQALDDVSISVERGEIVGVIGPNGAGKTTLLSAISRLIEYEGTVRFDGEDVTNRSSRELVERGLIQTTEDRDLFPFFTVHENLLMGAHVRNDDAIQRDLDRVYELFPRLDERRDQEAETMSGGEQQMLAIGRALMGDPEVLLLDEPTLGLAPVIIQDIGETLSTLQDDRMTVLLAEQNASFAMEHSDRLYLLETGTVERSGTATEFRNDDYVRDAYIGVI, encoded by the coding sequence ATGAGCAACCACCGACCACGGAACGCACGAACCGAGGGAGCACCGATGCTCGAGGTCGAGGGGCTCAGCGTTTTCTACGGCAAGACCCAAGCGCTCGACGACGTGTCGATCAGCGTCGAGCGCGGCGAGATCGTGGGGGTAATCGGTCCCAACGGCGCCGGCAAGACAACGCTGCTCAGCGCGATCTCCCGTTTGATCGAGTACGAGGGCACCGTCCGGTTCGACGGCGAGGACGTCACGAATCGCTCGAGCCGTGAGCTCGTCGAGCGGGGACTGATCCAGACGACAGAGGATCGTGACCTGTTTCCCTTCTTTACCGTCCACGAGAACCTGCTCATGGGAGCACACGTCCGCAACGACGATGCAATCCAGCGCGACCTCGACCGTGTCTACGAGCTCTTCCCTCGTCTCGACGAGCGCCGCGACCAAGAGGCCGAGACGATGAGCGGCGGTGAACAGCAGATGCTCGCGATCGGCCGGGCGCTGATGGGCGATCCCGAGGTACTGTTGCTCGACGAGCCGACGCTCGGGCTCGCGCCGGTGATCATCCAGGACATCGGTGAGACACTGTCGACGCTGCAGGACGACAGGATGACGGTCCTGCTGGCCGAACAGAACGCGAGCTTCGCGATGGAGCACTCGGATCGCCTCTACCTCCTCGAGACCGGCACCGTCGAGCGGTCCGGGACGGCCACCGAGTTCCGGAACGACGACTACGTCCGTGACGCCTACATCGGCGTCATCTGA